The following are from one region of the Oreochromis aureus strain Israel breed Guangdong linkage group 1, ZZ_aureus, whole genome shotgun sequence genome:
- the LOC116327206 gene encoding cartilage intermediate layer protein 1, with protein MSLRCLFIFLGITAATVVTAQGSWRQSDKESRSAVYQTEDNYEWSTWFNVDHPGGRGDYEQLDAIRFYYRTRVCETPKAIEARTTEWIPARETGETVHADPTVGFWCLNEEQGPQRNCSNYAVRFLCPKAHNSINIQGTWGPWSDWSPCPALCGQVGVQLRYRNCQSDSLPCSGPKLDGKACNGPECPKTACSLQCVMGQANSDCECMCEEHTILGSVRGAGGLAAEGAAILRSGKFITLTDHNGHFRIPNICPDGNTTLTVRLKGHAPLDVVVPKSSERTSVLSVQLKRAEKLHVLSNPESKVRRAGQSAAFCCKVAGTPQPDTYQWFHNNTLMEKESESTLVIRDLRPEQSGEYYCRASGPTGAIKTKTATLRILGRDEHSCNPKPESHLIRLPHDCFQNSTNSFYYDVGKCPPSRCAEQLDNGIRCKDKVAYCCGVAKMEERQLTCQGYQLPTMVVTECGCQKCVDTKAIVHGRAIAADNGEPMRFGHIFMNGVRISRTGYKGTFSIQVPQDTERLVLTFVDNMQKFVNTTKVLPFNTKGGAVYHEIKLLRKKAPVTISSTETNTLELGEVEGQEPMVQIQIPPYSFYKENGEVFTGNVSASVTFLDPRDISTAAAAQSDLNFIGDEGDTMPLRTYGMFSVDFRGEENNEPLNAGEVKVSLDSAQVQMSEHLNTMKLWSLNPETGLWEEEGSLQVEKKKRGKREERTFLIGNMEIRERRLFNLDVPENRRCYVKVRAFRSERFMPSEQVEGVVISLINMEPKAGYSTNPRAWGRFDSVVTGPNGACLPAFCDEQRADAYTAYVMANLGGEELEAVPSAPKFNPNLIGVPQPYLGKLNYMRSDHEDPRVKKTAFSINVAKPSPNTAEEGNGPVYPFENLKECEEAPFSAAHFRFSRVEGDRYDYNTVPFNEDDPMSWTEDYLSWWPKPMEYRACYIKVKINSPHEINVRSHNMGGTHPKTVGQLYGLRDTRSIRDMDQTSVSAVCLEFKCSGMLYDQERVDRTLVKVIPQGSCKRDHVNSMLQEYLINHLPLAVNNDTNEFTMLAPLDPLGHNYGIYTVTDQDPRTAKEIALGRCFDGTSDGTSRVMKTNEGIALTFTCGDREVTRQNVFQTMQRSQGQTVGTSIVRGESRQNRRRQRANAPRSSRRRSTRNPEGKRTKARN; from the exons ATGTCGCTGAGGTGTCTGTTCATCTTCTTGGGAatcactgcagccactgttGTTACAGCTCAAG GATCATGGAGACAAAGTGACAAAGAGTCTAGGTCTGCTGTCTACCAAACAGAAG ATAACTATGAGTGGTCGACATGGTTCAATGTTGATCATCCTGGAGGCCGTGGAGATTATGAACAGCTGGATGCCATTCGTTTCTATTACCGTACCCGTGTATGCGAAACTCCAAAGGCAATCGAAGCCAGAACCACTGAATGGATCCCAGCGCGTGAAACTGGGGAGACGGTCCATGCAGACCCGACTGTGGGCTTCTGGTGCCTGAATGAAGAGCAAGGTCCCCAGCGCAACTGCTCCAACTATGCAGTCCGTTTCCTATGTCCAAAAG CACATAACAGTATTAACATTCAGGGAACCTGGGGGCCATGGTCAGACTGGAGCCCATGTCCTGCCCTCTGTGGCCAAGTGGGGGTGCAACTTCGCTATCGAAACTGTCAATCTGACTCGCTGCCGTGCAGTGGGCCAAAATTAGATGGGAAAGCATGTAATGGACCTGAGTGCCCAAAGACAG CTTGTTCCCTGCAGTGTGTGATGGGGCAAGCAAACTCTGactgtgaatgcatgtgtgaagaACACACAATTTTGGGTTCTGTACGCGGCGCTGGTGGTCTCGCCGCCGAAGGGGCCGCCATCCTTCGCTCTGGCAAATTCATTACCCTTACAGACCACAACGGACATTTCCGCATACCCAATATCTGCCCTGATGGCAACACAACCCTGACTGTCAGGCTCAAGGGCCATGCCCCCCTTGATGTTGTTGTGCCCAAGAGCAGTGAGCGCACCTCGGTCCTCAGTGTCCAGCTAAAAAGAGCCG aGAAACTTCATGTGTTGAGCAATCCTGAAAGCAAGGTCAGGAGGGCAGGACAAAGTGCTGCCTTCTGCTGCAAAGTTGCAGGAACGCCACAGCCGGATACATACCAATG GTttcacaacaacactctcatgGAGAAGGAGTCAGAAAGCACCTTGGTCATAAGAGATCTGCGTCCAGAGCAGTCTGGAGAATACTACTGCAGAGCAAGTGGTCCAACTGGAGCCATTAAGACTAAAACAGCTACTCTCAGAATCTTAG GCAGAGATGAGCATTCATGCAACCCTAAACCTGAATCCCACCTCATCCGCCTTCCACACGACTGCTTCCAAAACAGTACCAACTCATTCTACTACGATGTGGGCAAGTGTCCCCCAAGTAGATGTGCTGAACAGCTCGACAATGGTATCAGGTGCAAAGACAAAGTGGCTTATTGCTGCGGCGTGGCAAAAATGGAGGAAAGACAGCTAACATGTCAGGGCTACCAACTGCCCACCATGGTGGTGACCGAGTGTGGCTGCCAGAAATGTGTGGACACTAAGGCCATTGTGCATGGTAGGGCCATTGCTGCAGACAATGGAGAACCAATGCGGTTTGGTCATATTTTTATGAATGGAGTCAGAATTAGTCGTACAGGTTACAAAGGAACCTTCTCTATCCAAGTCCCTCAAGATACAGAGAGGCTAGTATTAACCTTCGTGGACAACATGCAGAAATTTGTCAACACCACAAAAGTGCTTCCATTTAACACCAAAGGTGGGGCTGTTTACCATGAGATCAAACTTCTCAGAAAAAAAGCCCCTGTGACAATCAGCTCCACAGAAACCAATACTCTTGAGCTCGGGGAGGTAGAGGGCCAGGAGCCAATGGTTCAAATCCAGATTCCTCCCTATTCCTTCTATAAGGAAAATGGAGAAGTCTTCACGGGTAACGTCAGTGCTAGTGTAACATTTCTCGACCCCAGAGACATCTCCACAGCTGCCGCAGCTCAAAGTGATCTGAATTTTATCGGAGATGAAGGTGATACCATGCCACTGAGAACCTATGGCATGTTTTCAGTTGACTTTAGAGGTGAAGAAAACAATGAGCCACTCAATGCAGGTGAAGTAAAAGTTTCACTGGACTCTGCTCAGGTTCAGATGTCAGAGCACCTCAACACCATGAAGCTGTGGTCACTGAACCCTGAAACTGGTCtgtgggaggaggaggggagtcTGCAggtggagaagaagaaaagaggcaaaagggAGGAGAGAACATTTTTGATTGGTAACATGGAGATCAGAGAAAGACGTCTGTTTAACTTGGACGTCCCAGAGAACCGCAGGTGTTATGTGAAAGTGCGGGCCTTCCGCAGTGAACGGTTCATGCCCAGTGAGCAGGTGGAAGGAGTTGTGATCAGTCTCATAAATATGGAGCCCAAAGCTGGGTACTCCACCAATCCGCGTGCCTGGGGCCGATTTGATAGTGTGGTCACTGGTCCCAATGGAGCCTGTCTTCCTGCTTTCTGCGATGAACAAAGAGCTGACGCCTATACCGCCTATGTTATGGCCAACCTCGGTGGAGAGGAACTGGAGGCTGTCCCGTCTGCTCCCAAATTCAATCCCAACCTCATTGGAGTGCCTCAGCCTTATCTTGGCAAACTAAACTACATGCGATCTGACCACGAGGACCCCAGAGTGAAGAAGACAGCGTTCAGCATTAATGTAGCAAAACCAAGCCCCAACACAGCCGAGGAAGGTAACGGACCAGTGTACCCATTTGAGAACTTGAAAGAATGTGAGGAGGCCCCATTTAGTGCAGCACACTTCCGGTTCTCAAGGGTCGAAGGAGATCGCTACGATTACAACACAGTGCCATTTAATGAAGATGACCCCATGAGCTGGACGGAGGATTACCTAAGTTGGTGGCCCAAGCCTATGGAATACCGGGCCTGCTACATCAAGGTGAAAATCAACAGCCCGCATGAGATCAATGTGCGGTCCCACAACATGGGCGGCACCCATCCCAAAACCGTAGGCCAGCTGTACGGCCTTCGAGACACTCGCAGCATTCGTGACATGGACCAGACATCCGTTTCAGCAGTGTGTCTGGAATTCAAGTGCAGTGGGATGCTGTACGATCAGGAACGTGTAGATCGTACGCTGGTGAAGGTGATCCCACAAGGAAGCTGCAAGAGAGATCATGTCAACTCAATGCTTCAGGAGTATTTAATCAACCACCTGCCCCTAGCTGTCAACAATGACACCAATGAGTTCACCATGCTGGCGCCTCTTGACCCTCTGGGCCATAACTACGGAATTTATACAGTGACAGACCAGGATCCCCGCACAGCCAAAGAGATTGCACTTGGCCGCTGCTTTGACGGCACTTCTGACGGCACATCTCGGGTCATGAAAACCAATGAGGGCATAGCGCTAACGTTTACCTGTGGAGACCGTGAGGTTACACGCCAGAACGTCTTTCAAACAATGCAGCGCTCTCAAGGTCAGACAGTAGGAACAAGCATTGTGAGAGGGGAAAGCAGGCAGAACCGGCGCCGCCAGAGGGCAAACGCACCACGCAGCAGTCGTAGACGTAGCACCAGAAACCCTGAGGGAAAACGTACAAAAGCCAGAAACTAG
- the eif3jb gene encoding eukaryotic translation initiation factor 3 subunit J-B: MADWDADNFEPEEPIKKAAALDKWEGEDEDEDVKDNWDDDEEDEEKKTDVKKPEPKVSEKKKLSEKIKEKENRMKKKQQEAMEQQEEEQLTPEEQLAEKLRVKKLQEDADLELAKDAFGVGSTSNSVTGIDAMCPSSKEDFTEFEKMLKEKITQFEKSVHYSSFLESLFRELCISLEVDDLKKISNSLSVLLSEKQKQEKQNKGKKKKKVVLAGGLKAQLKDDLDYAAFDGGYAQDYEDFM, encoded by the exons ATGGCGGACTGGG acGCTGACAACTTCGAGCCGGAGGAACCGATTAAAAAGGCGGCAGCGCTGGACAAATGGGAAGGCGAGGACGAAGATGAAGATGTTAAG GACAACTGGGAcgatgatgaagaagatgaagagaaaaaaacagatgtgaAGAAACCAG aGCCAAAGgtttctgaaaagaaaaagcttagtgaaaagataaaagagaaagaaaaccgGATGAAGAAGAAACAACAGGAGGCAATGGAACAGCAAGAA gaAGAACAGCTCACTCCTGAAGAACAGCTGGCAGAAAAATTAAGAGTGAAGAAATTACAGGAAGACGCAGACTTGGAGCTAGCAAAAGATGCTTTTG GTGTTGGCAGCACTTCAAACAGTGTCACGGGAATTGATGCCATGTGTCCATCTTCCAAAGAAGACTTCACAGAGTTTGAAAAAATGCTAAAAGAAAAGATAACCCAGTTTGAAAAATCTGTGCATTATTCAAGTTTCTTGGAGTCATTGTTTCGGGAACTTTGTATTTCAT TGGAAGTAGATGACTTGAAGAAAATCAGTAATTCCCTGTCAGTCCTACttagtgaaaaacagaaacaagaaaaa caaaacaaaggaaaaaagaagaagaaggtggtCTTAGCTGGAGGTTTGAAAGCACAGCTCAAAGATGACCTTGACTATGCAGCGTTTGATGGAGGCTACGCCCAAGACTATGAGGACTTCATGTGA